Genomic DNA from Candidatus Rokuibacteriota bacterium:
GCAACCAGGGCTCCTGCACCCGCTTTGAGCTCGCCCAGGAGGTGGCCCGGTGCCTGGGACGGGAGCAAGTCCGCATCAGACCGATCCCTTCAGCCGCCTTCCCGCTCCCGGCCCCGCGCGCGCGGTCAGAGATGCTGGAGAACTACAAGCTGCGACTCCTGGGGGAGGACAAGATGCCTCCCTGGCAGGAGTCCCTGGTCAGGTATCTACGGGAGTGGCCGGTGGGACAGGCGGTCCGGAGCGGCGGATGAGGGTCCTGTTTCTGGTGCCGCACCCCACCGAGGGGGCGAGCACCCGCTACCGGGTAGAGCAGTACCTGCCGTTCCTCGAGCGGCACGGGATCCAATGTACCCTGCGCCCCTTCCTCTCCTCCCGGTTCTACCGTCTCCTCTACCGGCCTGGTCGCTATGGCCTGAAGGCGCTGCACTTCCTCGCGCGGAGCGTGATCCGGGTCGGGGACTGCATCCAGGCCGGCCGACACGATCTGATCTTCATCCACCTGGAGGCCTATCCAATCGGCCCGCCGTTGATCGAGGAGTGGTTGGCGCGGCTCGGCCGTCCGATCGTGTACGACCTCGATGATGCCATACACCTGCGGGGGCGGGGCTGGCGTCACTCGGTGCTTGGCTGGCGTAGGCCGGCCGGGAAGATCCCCAGGCTGATCTGCCTGAGCCGCAGCGTGATCGTGTGCAACGGTTACCTCCGGGAGTACGCACGGCAGTTCAATCGGAACGTCGTCATGATCCCGACCTCGGTGGATACCGAGAAGTTCACGCCCCGAGCCCCGTCCGAATCCTCGGGGCCGATCACCATCGGCTGGATCGGGAGCCATACCACGGCGGCCTACCTCGAACCCTTCTTCCCTGTGCTCCAGGAGGTTGCCAGGAAGTACCCCGTGGTCTTCAAGACGGTCGGGGCCGGACGGGAGATCCAGATCGAGGGCGTCACCTGCGTCAACCTCCCGTGGCGCCTCGACCGGGAGATCGAGGACTTTCATAGCCTCGACATCGGCGTGTATCCGCTCCCCGATGACGAGTGGGTCAAGGGGAAGACCGGTTTCAAGACTGTCCAGTACATGGCGGTGGGCATCCCGTGCGTGGTCTCCAATGTGGGGCGGAACCGCGAGATCGTTCAGGACGGGGTGAATGGCTTCTTGGCCGGCACGGCAGCGGAGTGGACCCGCAAGCTCTCCATGCTGATCGAGGACGCCGAGCTGCGTCGAGTTCTGGGAACGAACGGGCGCAGCACGGTGGAGAAGGAATTCTCCTTGGAGAGGAACGCGCCCAAGCTGCTCGAAGTCTTGCAGACCGCCCAGGCAGCCGGGCCGGGGATGGGCGTTCCCGGTTAGTCATGCAGCCGGAGACGTACCTGATCACCGGAGGGGCCGGATTCATCGGGTGCAACCTCGCCGCCCGGCTCCTCGGGGCGGGCCGGCGGGTCATCATCTTCGATGACCTCTCGCGGAGGGGGGCCTGCGCGAACCTGACCTGGCTCAACGAGCAGTTCCGGGTGGAGTTCGTCCAGGGGGATATCCGACGTCCTGAGGATGTGGAGCAGGCCTTCAGGCGGGGCCGCGTGGACGTGGTGATCCATCAGGCCGCCCAGGTGGCGGTGACGACCTCTGTCGTGGATCCGCGTGTCGACTTCGAGGTGAACGCCCTGGGGACCCTGAACCTGCTCGAGGCGGCGCGCTGGAGCGGGATGGATCCGGTGGTGCTCTTCGCCTCGACGAACAAGGTCTACGGGAACCTGGCCGACCTGGTGATCGAGGAGGAGCCGCTGCGCTACCGCCTCCGGGACCTCCCGGCCGGCATCCCGGAAGAGCGTCCGCTCGCGTTCCACTCGCCGTACGGCTGCTCGAAGGGCGCGGCCGATCAGTATGTGCACGACTACGGGCGCATTTACG
This window encodes:
- a CDS encoding SDR family NAD(P)-dependent oxidoreductase, translated to MQPETYLITGGAGFIGCNLAARLLGAGRRVIIFDDLSRRGACANLTWLNEQFRVEFVQGDIRRPEDVEQAFRRGRVDVVIHQAAQVAVTTSVVDPRVDFEVNALGTLNLLEAARWSGMDPVVLFASTNKVYGNLADLVIEEEPLRYRLRDLPAGIPEERPLAFHSPYGCSKGAADQYVHDYGRIYGLRTVNFRQSCIYGYRQFGVEDQGWVAWFTIAAVLGRPITIYGDGKQVRDVLFVEDLIEAYLAAVRHVERAAGQNFNIGGGPGCVMSLHELLRLLELGLGRRLEISYDQCRPGDQRVFVANVNLARRLLGWEPVVKPAEGVRRLLEWVQ
- a CDS encoding glycosyltransferase family 4 protein, which gives rise to MRVLFLVPHPTEGASTRYRVEQYLPFLERHGIQCTLRPFLSSRFYRLLYRPGRYGLKALHFLARSVIRVGDCIQAGRHDLIFIHLEAYPIGPPLIEEWLARLGRPIVYDLDDAIHLRGRGWRHSVLGWRRPAGKIPRLICLSRSVIVCNGYLREYARQFNRNVVMIPTSVDTEKFTPRAPSESSGPITIGWIGSHTTAAYLEPFFPVLQEVARKYPVVFKTVGAGREIQIEGVTCVNLPWRLDREIEDFHSLDIGVYPLPDDEWVKGKTGFKTVQYMAVGIPCVVSNVGRNREIVQDGVNGFLAGTAAEWTRKLSMLIEDAELRRVLGTNGRSTVEKEFSLERNAPKLLEVLQTAQAAGPGMGVPG